A portion of the Stigmatella aurantiaca DW4/3-1 genome contains these proteins:
- a CDS encoding DUF2924 domain-containing protein, producing the protein MPRNAAPKTKKLESMSVTELRARYLEVVGEETRSTNKTHLIRRIEEALAAKKRRGPSRRATAAAPSAPAAPAATPSAPAAAPAAGTQPAPRRGRFANMSLAELQAKYSEVVGRPTGSSDTSYLKWKIREAEAGRVPVGPRPEREVKVREDGKRVIPLTYDAEALAALDKAWREAGLPSRARFFRRAVHRELMAMGATEAAAHFAADAAEE; encoded by the coding sequence ATGCCTCGCAACGCCGCACCGAAGACGAAGAAGCTGGAGTCCATGAGCGTGACGGAGCTGCGCGCCCGGTACCTCGAAGTGGTGGGTGAGGAGACGCGTAGCACGAACAAGACGCACCTCATCCGCCGCATCGAGGAAGCCCTCGCAGCCAAGAAGCGGCGCGGCCCCTCCCGCCGGGCGACGGCCGCCGCCCCCAGCGCGCCGGCCGCACCGGCCGCCACCCCCAGCGCACCGGCCGCCGCGCCAGCCGCAGGCACGCAGCCTGCCCCTCGGCGCGGGCGCTTCGCCAACATGTCGCTGGCGGAGTTGCAGGCGAAGTACAGCGAAGTCGTGGGGCGCCCGACGGGTAGCAGCGACACCTCCTACCTCAAGTGGAAGATTCGGGAGGCGGAGGCCGGACGCGTGCCGGTGGGCCCCCGCCCGGAGCGCGAGGTCAAGGTGCGTGAAGACGGCAAGCGCGTCATCCCCCTCACGTACGACGCGGAGGCTCTCGCGGCCCTGGACAAGGCCTGGCGCGAAGCGGGACTCCCGAGCCGGGCTCGCTTCTTCCGCCGGGCGGTGCATCGCGAGCTGATGGCCATGGGCGCCACCGAAGCCGCCGCGCACTTCGCTGCCGATGCCGCTGAGGAGTAA
- a CDS encoding DUF6900 domain-containing protein, translating to MSIETLKTRNSDSLDFHEVSVWRLKEALNAAYQAGLSAASSPRSK from the coding sequence ATGAGCATTGAAACCCTAAAGACACGCAACAGCGACAGTCTCGACTTTCACGAAGTGTCGGTGTGGCGGCTGAAGGAGGCCCTCAACGCGGCCTACCAAGCCGGCCTGAGCGCCGCCAGCAGCCCCCGCAGCAAGTAG